In a genomic window of Quercus lobata isolate SW786 chromosome 4, ValleyOak3.0 Primary Assembly, whole genome shotgun sequence:
- the LOC115983590 gene encoding carotenoid 9,10(9',10')-cleavage dioxygenase 1 isoform X2: protein MIHGLRIKDGKATYVSRYVRTSRIKQEEYFGGAKFMKIGDLKGLFGLLMVHMQILRTKLKVLDVTYGNGTANTAMVYHHGKLLALSEADKPYAIKVLEDGDLQTLGMLDYDKRLSHSFTAHPKVDPFTGEMFTFGYSHTPPYITYRVISKDGFMHDPVPITISDPIMMHDFAITENYAIFMDLPLYFRPKEMVKGNKLIFTFDATKKARFGVLPRYAKDELQIRWFELPNCFIFHNANAWEEEDEVVLITCRLQNPDLDMVNGLVKEKLENFTNELYEMRFNMKTGLASQKKLSASAVDFPRVNESYTGRRQRYVYGTILDSIAKVTGIIKFDLHAEPDTGKTKLEVGGNVLGIYDLGPGRFGSEAVFVPRVPGITSEEDDGYLIFFAHDENTGKSSVNVIDAKTMSLDPVAVVEMPCRVPFGFHAFFVTEEQLQEQGKL from the exons ATGATTCATGGTTTGCGCATCAAAGATGGGAAGGCAACCTATGTCTCCCGCTATGTAAGGACATCTCGGATCAAACAAGAAGAGTATTTTGGAGGTGCTAAATTTATGAAG ATTGGAGATCTTAAAGGGCTGTTTGGATTACTCATGGTGCACATGCAAATTCTGAGAACAAAGTTGAAAGTATTAGATGTCACATACGGAAATGGAACAG CTAATACAGCTATGGTGTATCATCATGGGAAACTTCTAGCACTTTCTGAGGCAGATAAACCTT ATGCTATTAAAGTTTTGGAGGATGGAGATCTCCAAACACTTGGTATGCTGGACTATGACAAGAGATTATCACATTCTTTTACTGCTCATCCTAAGGTTGACCCATTCACTG GCGAAATGTTTACATTTGGCTATTCACATACACCACCATATATCACCTACAGAGTAATTTCCAAAGATGGTTTCATGCATGACCCAGTACCAATAACAATATCGGACCCCATCATGATGCATGACTTTGCCATTACTGAGAACTATGCGATTTTCATGGATCTTCCATTGTATTTCAGACCAAAG GAAATGGTGAAGGGGAACAAGCTGATATTCACATTTGATGCAACAAAAAAGGCTCGCTTTGGTGTACTTCCTCGGTATGCAAAGGATGAGCTGCAAATCAGATGGTTTGAGCTTCCAAATTGCTTCATATTCCATAATG CTAATGCTTGGGAGGAGGAGGATGAAGTTGTTCTGATCACTTGTCGACTTCAGAATCCAGATCTGGACATGGTCAATGGGCTTGTCAAAGAAAAGCTTGAAAACTTCACAAATGAGCT GTATGAGATGAGATTCAACATGAAAACTGGTCTAGCTTCACAGAAGAAATTATCTGCATCTGCTGTAGATTTTCCTAGGGTGAATGAGAGCTACACTGGCAG GCGACAACGATATGTATACGGAACCATACTTGACAGCATTGCAAAAGTGACTGGGATAATCAAATTTGATCTGCATGCTGAACCAGACACTGGAAAAACAAAGCTTGAAGTTGGAGGAAATGTTCTAGGCATCTATGACTTGGGACCTGGCAGATTTGGTTCTGAGGCTGTTTTTGTCCCTCGTGTGCCCGGCATTACTTCTGAAGAAGATGATGGctacttaatattttttgccCATGATGAGAATACTGG aaaatcaTCAGTGAATGTAATTGATGCAAAAACAATGTCACTGGATCCTGTTGCGGTTGTTGAGATGCCCTGCAGAGTTCCATTTGGATTTCATGCCTTCTTTGTAACAGAG GAGCAACTTCAAGAGCAAGGGAAACTGTGA